One segment of Caldanaerobius polysaccharolyticus DSM 13641 DNA contains the following:
- a CDS encoding glycosyltransferase family 4 protein, translating to MSILVITTIDLNKSLTQRPHHMIKYLKKRGMKTTVLSASFENNGSINDVREDNVRYIIVSLSFADTFNPNSIYLPYSRLDSDHYDVCIAIGPWAGLVAIILKRKGRVDKLVYEDVDYFPAFFDYDVIYERVRQMERLCLNWADIVICVSEELIELRKYQTQIPVYFIPNGVDLKLFRENRVDYSAHKSVDLIYSGALEDWAGVEFAIRGMHKLVEINPGIRMTILGKGSKEKMLFQLVRDLSLEAYIKFNGTVKYEDLPSYFSNARIGVAVLKPIELVRYAFPLKVIEYMAAGLPVIGTDVGDMGRLLKGNNAGIAIDYSQSEFVKAVDVLLKDQEFYERCSENARKLSQKYDWNCLFDEEFDIINV from the coding sequence TACCTTAAAAAAAGAGGCATGAAGACCACGGTTTTATCGGCTTCTTTTGAGAATAACGGCAGCATAAACGATGTTAGAGAAGATAATGTGAGGTATATAATTGTCTCTCTTAGCTTTGCTGATACCTTTAACCCTAATTCTATATATTTGCCTTATTCCAGGTTAGACAGCGACCATTACGACGTATGCATAGCTATAGGCCCATGGGCGGGTTTGGTAGCGATTATTTTAAAGCGCAAAGGCAGAGTAGACAAACTGGTTTACGAAGATGTAGATTATTTCCCTGCTTTTTTTGATTATGACGTGATATACGAAAGGGTAAGGCAGATGGAAAGATTGTGCCTTAACTGGGCTGATATCGTCATATGTGTAAGCGAAGAACTTATAGAGCTGAGAAAGTATCAAACGCAGATCCCCGTGTATTTTATTCCTAACGGCGTTGATCTTAAATTATTCAGAGAGAATAGAGTCGACTACAGTGCTCATAAGTCTGTGGATTTGATATATTCAGGGGCACTGGAAGATTGGGCAGGAGTGGAGTTTGCCATAAGAGGCATGCACAAGTTGGTTGAAATCAATCCTGGTATAAGAATGACCATTTTGGGCAAGGGAAGCAAGGAAAAAATGCTATTTCAGCTGGTGAGGGATTTGTCTTTAGAGGCTTATATTAAATTTAACGGGACTGTAAAGTATGAGGATTTACCTAGCTATTTCAGCAACGCCAGGATAGGAGTGGCTGTGCTAAAGCCGATAGAACTGGTGAGATATGCCTTTCCTTTAAAGGTAATAGAGTATATGGCAGCGGGGTTGCCTGTAATAGGTACAGATGTAGGGGATATGGGTAGGCTACTGAAAGGCAATAACGCGGGCATTGCCATAGACTATAGTCAAAGCGAATTTGTAAAGGCTGTTGACGTGTTGCTGAAAGATCAGGAATTTTATGAAAGATGTTCGGAAAATGCTAGAAAGTTATCGCAGAAATATGATTGGAATTGCTTATTTGACGAAGAATTTGATATAATAAATGTGTAA